In a genomic window of Suricata suricatta isolate VVHF042 chromosome 12, meerkat_22Aug2017_6uvM2_HiC, whole genome shotgun sequence:
- the TGM2 gene encoding protein-glutamine gamma-glutamyltransferase 2, giving the protein MAEELVLERCDLELEANGRDHHTADLCREKLVVRRGQPFWLTLHFEGRNYEASVDRLTFSAATGPAPSKEAGTKARFPLSDAMEEGAWTAKVVDQQDSALSLLLSTPPHAPVGLYRLSLEASTGYQGSSFVLAHFTLLFNPWCPGDAVYLDSDEERQEYILTQHGFIYQGSAKFIKNIPWNFGQFEDGILDICLLLLDMNPKFLRDAGRDCSRRSSPVYVGRVVSAMVNCNDDQGVLLGRWDNRYEDGISPMFWIGSVDILRRWKGSGCQRVKYGQCWVFAAVACTVLRCLGIPTRVVTNYNSAHDQNSNLLIEYFRNEFGEIQGDKSEMIWNFHCWVESWMSRPDLQPGYEGWQALDPTPQEKSEGTYCCGPVPVRAIKEGDLTPKYDAPFVFAEVNADVVDWIRQDDGSMHKSINRSLVVGLKISTKSVGRDDREDITHTYKHPEGSPEEREAFQRANHLNKLADKEETGMAMRIRVSESMSMGSDFDVFAYITNNTSEDHTCRLLLCARTVSYNGILGPECGTMDPLDLSLEPFSEKSIPLRILYEKYCDCLTESNLIKVRGLLVEPAANSYLLAERDIYLENPEIKIRILGEPKQNRKLVAEVSLRNPLTTPLSGCTFTVEGAGLTEEQKVMEIPDPVEAGEDAKVRVELLPLHVGRHKLVVNFESDKLKAVKGFRNVIIGPA; this is encoded by the exons gcccagcccccagcaaggAGGCCGGCACCAAGGCCCGCTTCCCGCTGTCCGATGCCATGGAGGAAGGCGCCTGGACGGCCAAGGTGGTGGACCAGCAGGACAGTGCCCTCTCGCTGCTGCTCAGCACCCCGCCGCATGCGCCCGTTGGCCTGTACCGCCTCAGCCTGGAGGCCTCCACCGGCTACCAGGGCTCCAGCTTCGTCCTGGCCCACTTCACCCTGCTCTTCAACCCCTGGTGCCCAG ggGATGCTGTGTACCTGGACTCAGATGAAGAGCGGCAGGAGTACATCCTCACGCAGCACGGCTTCATCTACCAGGGCTCGGCCAAGTTCATCAAGAACATACCCTGGAACTTTGGGCAG TTTGAAGACGGGATCCTGGACATTTGCTTGTTGCTCCTGGACATGAACCCCAAGTTCCTGAGGGATGCCGGCCGCGACTGCTCCCGCCGCAGCAGCCCCGTCTACGTGGGCCGGGTGGTGAGCGCCATG GTCAACTGCAACGATGACCAGGGCGTGCTGCTGGGCCGCTGGGACAACCGGTACGAGGACGGCATCAGCCCCATGTTCTGGATCGGCAGCGTGGACATCCTGCGGCGCTGGAAGGGCTCCGGCTGCCAGCGCGTCAAGTACGGCCAGTGCTGGGTCTTTGCCGCTGTGGCCTGCACGG TGCTGCGGTGCCTTGGCATTCCCACCCGAGTGGTGACCAACTATAACTCGGCCCATGACCAGAACAGCAACCTGCTCATTGAGTACTTCCGTAACGAGTTTGGAGAGATCCAGGGTGACAAGAGCGAGATGATCTG GAACTTCCACTGCTGGGTGGAGTCATGGATGAGCAGACCCGACCTGCAGCCGGGCTACGAGGGGTGGCAGGCGCTCGATCCCACACCCCAGGAGAAGAGCGAAG GGACATACTGCTGTGGCCCCGTTCCGGTCCGTGCCATCAAGGAGGGGGATCTGACCCCCAAGTACGACGCGCCTTTTGTGTTTGCCGAGGTCAACGCCGATGTGGTGGACTGGATCCGGCAGGACGATGGGTCCATGCACAAGTCCATCAACCGCTCCCTGGTGGTGGGGCTGAAGATCAGCACTAAGAGTGTGGGCCGTGATGACCGGGAGGACATCACCCACACCTACAAGCACCCAGAGG GGtccccagaggagagagaagcctTCCAGAGGGCCAACCACCTGAACAAGCTGGCTGATAAGGAGGAGACAGGCATGGCAATGCGGATCCGTGTGAGCGAGAGCATGAGTATGGGGAGCGACTTTGACGTCTTCGCCTACATCACCAACAACACGTCCGAGGACCACACCTGCCGCCTCCTGCTCTGTGCCCGCACCGTCAGCTACAACGGGATCCTGGGGCCCGAGTGCGGCACCATGGACCCGCTCGATCTTTCCCTGGAGCCCTTCTCCG aGAAGAGCATTCCCCTTCGAATCCTCTATGAGAAGTACTGTGACTGCCTGACCGAGTCAAACCTCATCAAGGTGCGGGGCCTGCTCGTCGAGCCGGCTGCCAACAGCTACCTGCTGGCGGAGAGGGACATCTAtctggagaacccagaaatcAAGATCCGG ATCCTGGGCGAGCCCAAACAGAACCGCAAGCTGGTGGCTGAGGTGTCCCTGCGGAACCCGCTCACCACACCCCTGTCAGGATGCACCTTCACTGTGGAAGGGGCCGGCCTGACGGAGGAGCAGAAGGTCATGGAAAT CCCGGACCCTGTGGAGGCGGGGGAGGATGCCAAGGTGAGGGTGGAGCTGCTGCCGCTCCACGTGGGCCGCCACAAGCTGGTGGTGAACTTCGAGAGCGACAAGCTGAAGGCCGTGAAGGGCTTCAGGAACGTCATCATCGGTCCCGCCTAA